A genomic window from Candidatus Tumulicola sp. includes:
- a CDS encoding DUF72 domain-containing protein yields MSARLWIGGESWQCKDWAGVFYSEGVKPKDMLTEYARVFNAVAVDATFYGMPRATSVEEWRGRTPDDFRFAMKVPRRVTHQLRFREADSLFAVFLERARLLGPKLGPILIQCPPDFGPTPGNRRTLFEFLESQLPDDIRFALELRDQGWYDEQLFAFARACGFALAAAESEHSPMPLTTKIIERHVSDPPADFIYLRFMGDTEFAQYNRKQFDRGASLAAWAPLIRSLRAKLADVFAFVSNDYEGYAPATIRDLLARLGEPLPPETTAPRLL; encoded by the coding sequence ATGAGCGCGCGCTTGTGGATCGGCGGCGAGAGCTGGCAGTGCAAAGACTGGGCCGGCGTGTTCTACTCCGAAGGCGTGAAGCCCAAGGACATGCTCACCGAATACGCGCGGGTCTTCAACGCCGTGGCGGTCGACGCGACCTTTTATGGCATGCCTCGTGCGACGTCGGTGGAAGAATGGCGCGGGCGCACGCCGGACGACTTCCGTTTTGCGATGAAAGTGCCACGCCGAGTCACCCACCAATTGCGCTTTCGTGAAGCCGACTCGCTGTTCGCCGTGTTCCTCGAACGCGCGCGGCTGCTCGGACCGAAACTGGGCCCCATCCTCATCCAATGCCCGCCGGATTTCGGCCCGACGCCCGGCAATCGCCGCACGCTCTTCGAGTTTCTGGAGTCGCAACTTCCCGACGACATCAGGTTCGCGCTCGAGCTGCGCGACCAAGGCTGGTATGATGAGCAGTTGTTCGCGTTTGCGCGAGCGTGCGGCTTCGCGCTCGCGGCGGCCGAGAGCGAACACTCTCCCATGCCCTTGACCACGAAGATCATCGAAAGGCATGTGAGCGATCCGCCGGCGGACTTCATCTACTTGCGCTTCATGGGCGACACCGAATTCGCGCAGTACAATCGGAAGCAGTTCGATCGCGGCGCTTCGCTCGCCGCCTGGGCGCCGCTCATCCGATCGCTGCGCGCGAAACTCGCCGACGTTTTCGCGTTCGTGAGCAACGACTACGAAGGCTATGCTCCCGCCACGATCCGCGATCTGCTCGCGCGCCTGGGTGAGCCGCTCCCGCCCGAGACGACCGCACCCCGCCTGCTCTAA